In Parerythrobacter aestuarii, the sequence TGATCGGCAGCGCCATGATGATGCAGGGCAAGTGGGCTGGTGACGGTGTCTTCAACATGGAAGAGATGGACCCAGATCCCTTCATGGACATGCTCAACCAGCACGGCCTGCCGTGGCAGGTGAAGGAACTGGACGGACCGGTGGATTTCTAACCATCGGGCGTCGCGACTGTTGTCAGTCTATGGTACCAATCCGTCATGCGAGTTTTGCCTACGACCTACAGAGGCGTGGAATTTAGATCGCGTGCCGAGGCGCGATGGGCATTCGCTTTTGATCGTCTGGGACTCGATTGGGACTACGAACCGGAGGGCTTCGATCTGCATCACGGCTGGTATTTGCCCGATTTCTATATCCCGTATTGGGATGCCTATTTTGAGGTTAAGGGGCGAAAACCAACTGCGCATGAAATCTTACTCTGCGATGATCTCTCGGTTTTCACCGAGAAGCCGGTGATCATTTCACATGGACCACCGCATCCTGACCGTTCGATTTTCGAGGGACACTTCTCAACCTTTCAACCTGAATTTGACGTTGATGGTAACCTGTATGCGGACTGGCATACTGGCGGTTTTGTTTATGGCAGGCGTGCCGATCACCCTAATTGCTCGTTCCATATCGGCAATCTGAATTTCCTAGGTTGTCCTCGAGGTGCTGAGCTTCGACGCGCCATTTCTATGGCGGCTAGCCACCGGTTTGGAAGTCACTAGAAATGGAAACCAAAGCCGGCGATCCGGGCGCGTTTGCGCATTTTGACCTGAACCGCGTCGATAGCCCTGCTTTCATTGTCGATGCCCCGAAATTGCGGTCGAATTTGCAGATCCTCGCTGAAATCCGCGACGCGGCCGAGATCAAGGTGCTGGCCGCGCTCAAGGCTTTCAGCATGTGGTCGGTGGCGCCGATCATCGGAGAATATCTCGATGGGGTCTGCACCAGCGGTTTGTGGGAAGCACGGCTCGCCAGCGAGTTCTATGATGGCGAGATCAGCACCTATTGCGCGGCCTACAAGCCGGAGGACCTCGAAGAGGTCTGCCGCCTGTCCGACCATGTCATCTTCAACTCGCCGCAGCAGATCGAGCGGGCGCGGCTGATCTTGGAACAGGCGCGGCTGACGGCGGGCGATTTCGAGATCGGGCTGCGCATCAACCCGATGGTGCCGACCGGCGAAGTCCCGCGCTACGACCCTTCCAGCCCCGGCTCTCGTCTCGGCTTCCCGATCGACCAGCTGACGCCGGAGGTCATGGAAGGGATCGATGGCATCCACTTCCACAATCTGTGCGAGCAGGATTTCGAGCCGCTGCACCAGACCTGGGACAAGGTGTTCGACGCGATCGAGCCGTGGTTCGGCCAGCTCAAGTGGATCAACATGGGCGGCGGCCACCATATCACCCGTGCCGACTACCAGCGCGAGGAGCTGGTCGAATTCCTGAGGGATGCCAAGGACGATACCGGGGCCGAGATCTATCTCGAGCCGGGCGAGGCGGTGGCACTCGATGCCGGGATCCTGGTCGGCACCATTCTCGATGCCGGTGTCAACGAAGTGCCCTTTGCGATCACAGATGTCTCGGCCACCTGCCATATGCCCGATGTCATCGAAGCGCCGTATCGTCCGGCGATGCTGCACGAGAGCGTGGAAGGTGAGGCGGTCCGCCTCGGCGGCCCTTCCTGCCTCGCCGGTGATGTTATCGGCGACTACCACCTGCCGGTGCCCTGCGAGCCGGGCCAGCGTTTCGCTTTCCTCGACCAGGCGCATTATTCGATGGTCAAGACCAACACCTTCAACGGCGTGCCTTTGCCGAGTATCTGGCTGTGGGACAGCGAAAACGACCAGCTCGAGCTGGTGAAGGAGTTCGGCTACGAGGACTTCCGCGACCGCTTGAGCTGAGCGCTAGCCGGACTGGTCGCTCCAGCCCAGCTGCTGGTTCACCTGCTTGGCAAGGTTGCCCATCGACGCGAATTGCTGGGCGCACTGTTCGACCATGGCGCGGTCACGCTCAGGGTTCATCGTGCCGCCTTCGAACATGTTGCCACCGCGAACCGCCACGATGATGTCGCCTTCGACGAAAAGCGAACAGACGTCTTTTCCTTCGAAGGCGTTTTCCATCGCCAGCAGCCGCTCGACATAGAGTGGATCTACCAGGTAGCGGGCTTCGACCTGGTCGTCGCTCCAGACCTCAAAGGTGTCCTCGAAATCCGGATGGACCATGTCGACCGCATCGAGCTGGTGGCCCTTGAACTTGACGCTGTCTTTCCGCCCGCCGAGCCCGAACCAGCTCTGGTGCTTGCCGGCACGCTGGACCAGTGTCGTGCCATGGAAGCGGCGTCCGGAGGCAATGCGGATGATTGCCCCGCGAAATACCGTAACCCAGCGCCGGTTCTTGCCTGATCCGCGTCGTTCCTCAAGGTGCGCCTCGTGCAGCAGGAACTGGTGCCCTTCGAGCTCACCGCTCCAATAGTCTTCGGTCGAAGACCGGTCATGCGAAGGCAGCAGGCGGAATTGCTTTGCCAGTTCGAACTCGCGCCCTTCGTCGCCATCGTGTGAATAAAGGATACCCAGCGCCTCGGCGATGCCTTGGTTGATGCCGATCTTGACCCGCTTCTTGGCTTCGCGGATCGGCCCGGTGGCCCATCCATAGGCAGCAACACAGGCAAAGCCGGCCCCCCAAAGCTTTACGGTGAAGTCGATCGGGATCAGGATAAGGCCAGCAAGCAGCAACGGACCGAGCACGATGGCCGCCTTCCAGCCACGGCTCCAGGCTTGCGACTTGGCTTCGGCACGGGCGCTGCGCTGCTCTTCAAGGAATTGCCCCAGCGATCCGGCCATCAGCCGGTCGATGTCAGGCATGCTAACCATTGGTCTTGACCCCCCTTGCGCCATGCTCTCCTATAGTCGGGTCATTAACAAGGGGGTAGGGCAATGGGCGTGATAATCGTTTTGGTCGTGGTGGCGGTCATCGCCCTGCTCGTGGTGGGGATATACAACCGCCTTGTCGGCTTGCGGCAGAATGTCCGCCAGGGGGTCGCCGATATCGACGCCCAGCTGCGCCAGCGGCACGACTTGATCCCCAACCTTGTCGAGACAGTGAAGGGCTATGCCACGCACGAGCAGGACACGTTCGAACAGGTGACCGAAGCCCGCAATCGCGCCGCAGCCGGGAACCTTTCGTCATCGGACGAAGCCCAGCTGAAGGTCGCTCTCGATCGTCTCCTGGCGCTGGCTGAAAACTATCCCGATCTCAAGGCCAACACCAATTTCCAGGAACTCCAGCGCGAACTCGCCAACACTGAAGACAAGCTGGCCGCTGCCCGCCGCGCGCTCAATGCAGCGGTGGCTCGCTTCAACACCGCGCGCGAGAGTTTCCCGGCCGTGATGTTCGCCGGCGCGTTGGGGTTCCAGGAAGCGGACTTCCACCGCCTCGACGACAGCGAGCAGGGTGTTGTTGACCAGGTTCCGCAGGTCAGCTTCAAGTAACTTTCCGGCTTTTTCGGAACACCTGCAATTCGCACCCATTGGTCAGGAAAACAGGGCACTTTTTCCTTGCGCTTGAGACGGTGCGCACGTAATGCGCGC encodes:
- a CDS encoding PDDEXK family nuclease; protein product: MEFRSRAEARWAFAFDRLGLDWDYEPEGFDLHHGWYLPDFYIPYWDAYFEVKGRKPTAHEILLCDDLSVFTEKPVIISHGPPHPDRSIFEGHFSTFQPEFDVDGNLYADWHTGGFVYGRRADHPNCSFHIGNLNFLGCPRGAELRRAISMAASHRFGSH
- a CDS encoding carboxynorspermidine decarboxylase, with protein sequence METKAGDPGAFAHFDLNRVDSPAFIVDAPKLRSNLQILAEIRDAAEIKVLAALKAFSMWSVAPIIGEYLDGVCTSGLWEARLASEFYDGEISTYCAAYKPEDLEEVCRLSDHVIFNSPQQIERARLILEQARLTAGDFEIGLRINPMVPTGEVPRYDPSSPGSRLGFPIDQLTPEVMEGIDGIHFHNLCEQDFEPLHQTWDKVFDAIEPWFGQLKWINMGGGHHITRADYQREELVEFLRDAKDDTGAEIYLEPGEAVALDAGILVGTILDAGVNEVPFAITDVSATCHMPDVIEAPYRPAMLHESVEGEAVRLGGPSCLAGDVIGDYHLPVPCEPGQRFAFLDQAHYSMVKTNTFNGVPLPSIWLWDSENDQLELVKEFGYEDFRDRLS
- a CDS encoding DUF3137 domain-containing protein, coding for MPDIDRLMAGSLGQFLEEQRSARAEAKSQAWSRGWKAAIVLGPLLLAGLILIPIDFTVKLWGAGFACVAAYGWATGPIREAKKRVKIGINQGIAEALGILYSHDGDEGREFELAKQFRLLPSHDRSSTEDYWSGELEGHQFLLHEAHLEERRGSGKNRRWVTVFRGAIIRIASGRRFHGTTLVQRAGKHQSWFGLGGRKDSVKFKGHQLDAVDMVHPDFEDTFEVWSDDQVEARYLVDPLYVERLLAMENAFEGKDVCSLFVEGDIIVAVRGGNMFEGGTMNPERDRAMVEQCAQQFASMGNLAKQVNQQLGWSDQSG
- a CDS encoding LemA family protein, translated to MGVIIVLVVVAVIALLVVGIYNRLVGLRQNVRQGVADIDAQLRQRHDLIPNLVETVKGYATHEQDTFEQVTEARNRAAAGNLSSSDEAQLKVALDRLLALAENYPDLKANTNFQELQRELANTEDKLAAARRALNAAVARFNTARESFPAVMFAGALGFQEADFHRLDDSEQGVVDQVPQVSFK